Genomic segment of Jaculus jaculus isolate mJacJac1 chromosome 6, mJacJac1.mat.Y.cur, whole genome shotgun sequence:
tctctcaaatagataaaacataaaaaaagcacaacaaaatagatttaccatatgactcagctataccactccttggcatatatcctaaggactctactcACTACTTAGAAGATGCATGTttccagcctagatatccctcaactgatgaatgaataatgaagatgtggtgcatttatacaatggagttctgttcaaaagtgaaattatgaaatttgcagggaaatgggtctggaaaggaatatatgaagtgaggtaacacaggccccgAAGGCCAAataccacatattctctctcatacatggataacagctacaaatgtttagacttgtatgtgaattGGAGTAAACATCAGTAACAGGGGCCAACAaggtagaaaggggctataagggagggtaaagagggaaagaattaaggggatggtattgtatatatgtaagtagatgaacagattactggggtgcaatggcctaagtgaggttaggggaagggattgagtaaaggaagtatGGGAAGAGgggtaatcaaaatttaagatgctatgaataagccttatggaagccatagattgttactagaaaaatttcagtgccagggataggataccttccagtgagttgatggccagggaggtccctgatgcccccaaaacattacaggccattgccaaagctcttggtttcctatcagaactagatggtaagactctactgctgaagactccacatgcttgggctgcaggtcactgagaagtcaagctggagctgagctgaaaaccttttccctgtggaccagctgacagaaagctggaaaaagctatgctgcatgcagccctatgggcaaaagaagtcatcaatggtgtaaATGCAttggacctcacagtggctgatactacctacagaagacctgcataacaggaggaaaaaataaatgatgacatcaaaataggagataCTGGTTGGAAAGAATAAGAGGAGGAGTTGGGTGCAAGAAGAGGGATAGTAGTACGAGGGATGATGATCATGGTAGTTTGCCTATgtatggaaattggaaattgtaacaaaaagttaaaaataaacaaatagataaaaggTTAAGAAAATCAAATTAATACTAAATATAACCAGAAATCATTGAACTTAGCTGTGAAACAATAGTATAGCCATACACAGAATGAGTATTTTATGTCATATGTTGTACAGCAAATTCCtatgaattgaaatattccctcatggagggaggtgggaagatcaGGAGACTTTGgtggtcaacaagtctgggagagCTAAATCTTAAAAGGTCACATGACTCCAAAAATCATAGGAGCAGTAAACAACCGTTGAAGGGCATGCTCTTGGTATAATCATGCTTTGGTCTATTGTCTGttccctatctggggtgaacagaTGTGTGTTTGAATCTATCTCCTCAGGAGAAAACATTTACATGACACACCTGATGGCTACTCCTTAGGGAGATGAATGTTAACAACAAAGGTAGGTGGGTTTTAGTAGCAATAATTGTCTATTTTAACTATGGGCTGTTGGGATTCAAAGTTGAactgttttttgctttgttttgaggtagggtttcattctagcccaggctgacctggaattagtctcggactggtctcaaactcatagtgatactccaacctcagcctccaagtgatgggactaaaggcatatgccaccatgtctggctcaaagttgaaaaaaaaaaaaatttttttttggttttttgaggtagggtcttgctgtagcccaggctgacctggaattcactatgcagtctcagagtggccctgaactcactgtgattcccCCTACTTCTatccccaagtgccaggattaaagcaagatgtacatggtggcacatgtgtctagagcttgtttgcagtggctagagaacttggcatgctcatattttctcactccccttctttctgtctcaaataaataaataattttaataaaagaaggaTGTTTCAACAGTCTAAAAATACTGGAATCCTTAAGAGTCTTTAAGGGTGTTCAACATAAAAATAAGGGCATCTATCTTCTAATATGTCAGCTAAGGAGACAGAGGAATGAAAGACCTTGGCCTTGGTTTTTCTTCACTCCCCCTAGACAATGATCAGCCATTAATACTAGCCCAGAGAGAGGTGATAGGGAAAAGACACAGAGCCAGAGCCTGGTACTCCAGTAACTCATACCCTGCAAGGGTTCCAGAAACACTAGAAACAGATACACAGGCGAGGCTATTCCCAGACAGTGATGACAGGGAAGGAAATTGGACCTCTAAGGGACTGAAGGGATCAAGTGACCCGCCAGTGAAATGTAAGCACTTTTCCCTGCAGCCTGGGACAGTTCACAGAAGATCAGTATGGCTGAATACTAAGCCACATCATGTAACAATTTTgaccatcttggatgagacagtGGGATTGTGATGTGTGATGGACCATTCTTACTTTTCgtatgaaaaaaaatatgtaaagggGAAGAATTGAGTTGTCAAGAGTCTTACACTCATTCTAGATGGTTTCACTCATTGTCTGTGTAACCATGTGTGATGGTGAGCTGTTGGATCACCTCATTCATGCTACACTGTCCTTTCATGTACATAGGAAGTTTCTTATAATAAACTCATAGAATAAAACCACATATATTAGAAATAAAAGACTGTCAAGTACCTAAGACATAAATGTGCCAGAGTACAAGGAAGTCCTGACACACGCCAAGAGGCCTTACATGATACTTCCATGTAGAAGGTGCAAAGTCACAACACTCAAGTTTTCCTCAAATCTACCTATAAACTCAATGTAGATCTGACTAAGATTCTAGTGAAGTAAAGCAACAACTGGCAGAAGGAACCTAAGGTCATGGTTAAGGAAGTGAAGACCTCTTATAGGGCTGTGCTAACAGAGCAAGAAAGCCACAGCAGCCTGGGAAGAAAGCAGGGCAGAACTGCCCACCAGCAACATTGAAAAAATCAACATAGAAAAATAGTGTTAGACATTACCTCACACTACAAATGACCTGCTCCACCCAGAGCACACTATGCAAAGCCTTTTATCCAGATGGGTGCCCATCTATCCTGCCCAATGTCCAGGGCACAGCAGCTGCTCCATAGCTGCCTCAGACTCATACAAAGGCAAGTGCCAAGTGTTtctgagaatttaaaaatataatgaatacATACTTTGATAGCTGGTGGATAATCCTTAAATATCTCCACAATTCTCATCACACTGAAGGACAGGTACCCAGAGGCTGTGAACAGCAGCGGTGCTGTGAGGCTGCTGATGGCAATAAGTACCTCCACCTGACAGGGAAGCagagtgaacagagcagtggaccAGCATGAAGCTCCAGCTGAACCATCTTACCACTAAGCATACTGCTTACAGTGCTTCCTGTGACCCACGAGCTTTTGAATTTCATGATTCTTTAGCTTGCTGGAAAATTAACTCTTATGTGCCACTGACTTCTCCTGCTCTTCTAAGATATGTTCTTTTAACTAGCCCCAAGTTTTCCCAAATAGCAGGGTGGTGTCCTCAGAAATGGGGAGTGGTCATACAGACCCATTTATCAGGGCCATAAACCCATCTGACTCATCTTGTGGAAAAATCAAGTCAACATTGCTAGCAAACAGTTGACCAGCCCCACGGGAGGCAGGTTGAAGCTAAAGGGAGgtcctccttttccctcctttgGTTAGCCACAGAAGTTTCTGACTTCCAGATAGCTGGGGCTAGTGGGTGCTTAGAACAGTCATATAGGGCCCTTGTTGTGTGGTGGGGCTAGCCTTGACCCTCCCACTGTCCTCTCTTCCCCTGCTCCAGCCCAGCCTAGGCTACCTCACAGAGGTAATGGCCCAGAGTCTCAGCCCTGGAATCATAGCAGGGACAGGCTTCACTTACCAGACACTTGCTAGGACACTCTGCTGCAACATGACTGGCAATGGCACTTGGaaaacactggaaaaataaatggtaaaagactttagcaaggtgtggtggcgcatgcctttaatcccagcacttgggaggcagaagtaggattgctgtgaattcaaggacaccctgagactacaaagtaaattccaggtcagcctgagctacagccagaccctacctcggaaaaacaaaacgaaacaacaacaacaaaaagactttaGAGATGGCTGTTTAAGAGGTCAGATTCTAACCTTGCTCTGGCATGCTTTGGCACAATTCATCCTTCTATCTGGCAGAATCAaggctggagccaggcgtggtggcgcacgcctttaatcccagcactcgggaggcagaggtaggaggattgccgtgagtttgaggccaccctgagactccatagtgaattccaggtcagcctgggctagagtgagaccctacctcgaaaaacaaaaacaaacaaaacaaaaaaggctggaaaTGTGGGGATGGTCCCCAAGGGATATCAGAAAGCAGGGTGGCCTGTCACAGGCCCTTGTAGCTCCTTGTTCCTTGGCCATTTTAAGCTGTTGAAAAGCTGCAAGGATTGCAGAGGGACTGCTGGAGCCCCTCAAATAATAGTGCCAAATTTATCACATCTGTGCCCACTGATTATCCTGGTGCCTAGTCACTTGAATGTGTGCTATGCATTTGCTCAATATGTTACCACAGACAGACATGGGTCCCAAGAACAATGAAGAGAATCCTGTGTGTTTCATGACCCAGGATGCAATCTGGGATCACTCTTTGTACATCTTGTCAGTGTCTGTTGCCAAGGTCATCTCTTGGCTGCTACAACTTTATGATGTGGACATCCTAAGGCATGGGCCCTGGGCTGAAGATAGGCCTCTGCAGGTTAGGTAGGTATCTCTCTGAGATGAGATATGAGGCTCCTCCACTTGCCAACACTGACTCCTGGGCTGGGGCAGTTACTTGCTTCTTCCTTGGACAGGCTTCTCTCATCTTTGTAACCAAAAAAGTGTCTTCCTAATTTCACACAAATGGGCAGAAGGGAAGTAATAGGAAATGGCTGAGGGTCTAGTAAGCCctctggaactccctctgtgcCAATACTTTGATACTTCAAGTGCACTACACACCTGGGGAGCTCCTGACCCAATCAACATGTATCCCAGCTCTGATATTCCTGTCCACAAAAAGGGAAGGGAAATTGCCCTATGTTCCATGATATGTGACCCTAGATATACAATGGAGGGGTCTGAACTTGTCACAGGCTCTGGTGAGGTAAATGAAGTCAAAGGGAGAACAAGGTAGCTGCATGTGCAAGGGCTCTGGGATGTAGTAGAGGGCCAAATGTGGCTGCAGAGATGAGTATGGTGGGGCAGGGAGGTAAAACACAGGGTCTTTCCTGAGGTTGGCATTTCCCAGAGTACCTAATGATAGCAGGTGCAAGTGCAGAGAAGAGAACCATGGATGTAGAGCAGCATGTCAGAAAGCAACTGAAGTGGCCCCAACAACCACAGGAAGGCTACGGTAGCACCCTGGCCTTCAGCCTACATGGGCTCCAAAGGCAGGCTTCAGCCCCACTCCTGGCCCTGGATCCCTTGATGAATTCTGGGAAACTGTAGCCTTGGCCTCTCTTGTCATCACCTGGCCAGTATGTGGACAAATGGAGCTGGTTTTCTACCTCTACAGGAAATCCACCCCCCACTCTGGAATTTCCAGCCCTTTTCTCAGCTGCTTAGGGCAGATGGAGGTAAGACCAGGCCAGGAAGCATTGGGTAGGCCCTATGGTAGCTCACCAGGAGGAATAAGGGACATCCTTGCAGAAGGACAGGTCTCCAAATAGGGTCATATTCACAGGGTTGACTCTGGGGACGAGGGCTAGGGTCTTTCATTTGCACTTGGTCCCTGTCCCTAGTAAGATGAGTTTGTGCTCCCACAGCTATCTCTGTACTGCAGATTACAAAGCTGAGACTGTTCCCTACCCAACATTTTCTCTCTGAGACCGTCATGCTCAGGCTAAACCTATAAGATCTCTTTTTCTATAGTGGTCCTATCCTGCTTATTTCAGAGGAGCAGCTCTGTCCCCAAAGCAGTCTTGCACTTGTCTTCAGGGAGCCCCTAGACTGACTAGGTCTTCAGGGCTCACTAAGCTCAATGCGGTAGATATAGGTGCTTTGCCTCCTGCACAAAGCTGAGCCACAGCCTCATGTGAGATATTCACTCCAGGCACACCAGTTTCTTGGTGGCAGTGTGTCTTCTTATGGTTGAACAAATAGTTTAAGAAGGCAagtggtaggctggagagattgctcagtgcctCAAGGCACTTGAcccaaaacctaatgaccctggtttgatcccccagtacctacataaagcagtACCTACGTGAAGCCAGGtgaagtggtacatgtgtgtggagttcatctgcagtggcttgaagccctggtgcacttttcttcccttcctcctccttccctccctctctccttcccttctccttccttcccttcttccctctctccctgcctacctccctcctttctttccttccttcatttctccctcccttccttccttccttttctccctccctccctccctccttccttcctgtctctctctctctcttgtgtatatgagtctcttctctctgtatgcagttaaataaataaatattaaaaatatatttttaaagaaggcaAGTGGTCAAGCCCAGCCTGTGCCTCTTGGGCAGCTTCAGCACCCATGTGGCTCAGAAGCCTGTGGATGAGGTGAAGGATGCTCACTATGTCCTCCTCACTGCTCTAAGATGGGAGCATGACCTAAATGTTTAACTCACCAGGTAAGCAGTGTGGGACAAACCAGAGGCAAATGGTAAGTCACTCGTGGCATAGTGCAAAATGACCACTGCCGCCCATGTCCAGAAATGTAAATCACAGGTGGATAGTGATTTGGGAATGATGCATGGAAATGCTGGCTGTGTGTGGGCTGCTCTAGATCTCCTGTTCTGAGAGGTGCCAGGAGCCCAAACTCAGCTGACTGTATCTGAACACAGCACACCAATGGAGACACTGAACAACACTAAATAACACAGACAATCTTGGAATGCCTTACAAAATGACAAAAGACTGACCATATGTCACACACTTCCCATGTGTTAGGGCTATGCTAAGTGTTTACCATAGTAACATTTAATATGAAATAATTGGATTTCttaggaaaataataaaagtaatataatgatggcatttaatataaaattatgcACTGACATAGTTAATCCTCAGTACCCAGATTCTTGTGAGGGAGTGTCTCCTATGTGCTATCCTGTCTGAATGCCATCAAAAGTGCACCCAAAGACCAGCCACATGAGATCTTAGGAAGGAGCTCAGAACTGTGGCTACAACTGTGTAGTCAGGCCAGCGACAGACAGATGAGGTGACCAATTAGGAAGTACTCACAGCCACTAAGATCCAAAAGAATGTCACTGAGAGGTGTGGGCCTGAGACAGCATCATCTACATTTAGAGCGATCACCCCACCAAGGACAGCAGAGACACCAGCAATCACCTCAACCACCTAGAGGGGGGGGTAATGGGACAGTGTCACTTTCCTGAGTTACAAAACTGAGGGCCTGTCCCCATAGTGAGAGAGGAGACATCCCAAAGTCCCAGAATGCCATGTGCAGATGTGGGTATTCCAACAGCAGTCCATAGGCTCAGTAGGCTGACCTCCTTGGATGCTGCCAAGTTGACCACATATGGAAAAACCATTAGACAAGGCTAAAAAGGAAGACAGTGATGACAGCCCCCTCCCCACTTGCTCCATAATGAGGCTCACATTTAGAGCTAAGCCTGAGGGAGATGGGCATGGAGTTGGCCCAGCCATCACCGGGCTGTAGAGGCTCATTTTGCAGACAAGGCCAGGCCTCTGTACATTCAGAATGTACAAGGCTCAAGATGGACAAAGAAAATTGAATCCCCACCTGAGTACCATCATGACACAGAAGAAGAAACTCTGGAAACAGGGAGAGAGCATGTAAAGGACAGTACAAATAGATACACACATGTCAGTAACAACCCCAAAAGAAACAGGTGACATAAAGTATGATAGAcaaactagaaaaaataaaatacagggccaggtaggtggctcagcacttaaaggtgcttgattacaaagcctgccagcccaggttcaacccACAACACCCTCATAAAAAGCTAGatgggaatttgtttgcagcagcaagaccatgtgtatgtgtatatacacgtgtgcacacacacatacacacacaaataaagaaaataccacTATGTATTGTCTATAAGAgacataagggggctggagaagtggctcagcagttaaaggaccttgcttacaaagcttgacagtctgggttagattccctagtagctacataaacccagatgcacaaagtggtgcatgcatttggagttcatttccagtggcaggagggcctggcatgcccatactccctctctctgtgtctgatttctctctctctctctctcaaataaataaataaatgtttttaacaaAAGAACATATAGACACTTGCTCCACAAACTGCTCACCAGAGCCCAAGTtttccatacccacataaaggcaaacaTCTCAAAGCATGTGGGCCAGCTAGTTTAGCTTTCTCAGTGACAAACCAATGAAAGATCCTGTCTGAAAACAAGGTTCAAGGAGAGGATAAACTACCCTGGGTTGTCCTTTAACTTTCACATGTGCATGCCACtccccctcaaaaataaaaaataaaaataaaaataaagagaagagggaAGTTTTTCTTACAGAGTAGGATTTTAGGACCCGAGCAGGGAATGTCACTTCATCTAGAACACTGGTGCTTTCAGAGATGGAGCCCTAGGAAGAAGAAAATCCTTGTGGAGTTACAGTGTGAGGTACATTCAGCTCAATGTAGCACCAGCTGCCACAGGGAGGGTTCAGGTCACACTTCTAAAATGTGACCTCCTGAAGGCCACAGTCCTCAGGCCTGAGAAACAGCTCAAGGGTACACAGACCCCTTGCATGTAACCATATGAAATCAGCACAATCACAGCTCATAGACATTGTAGCTGATCTGGTCTCCCTCTTACACCCTTGCACCATTACCTCCAAACATGGATAACAgtccctaccacacacacatccCCCTCATGGCCTCAGCTGTGCATGAGGACCCCTCACACAGTCAAGCCCAACTGAGGCATCACAAGATTGTTGTGAGAGACTTACCTTCTTCCTCCTGCAGGACTCCTCACTGGAACGTGCAGAGATAATCACTGTGGCTGCCATGAGAAGCtccagaagcagaagcaggattAGGTTGAAGTTTATCTGCGAAGGGAGCACATGCTTCAATGACACCATGTCCCTTCCCTCAGGAAGTGACCTTTCTCCCTTACTGGCCATTCCAGGCTCCACACCAGTTCCCCTGTTTTTGTCACAGGCCTGAATAAGCTGTGGGCAGCACACTGCCATTGTATCatgtaggtcttttttttttttttttccaagtagagataaagtgggggagagagacaatgaattaatgaatgaatatggacattCCAGagactcctgccattgcaaattaactccacatgcatgtgtcactctgtacatctggctttacatgggtactggggagtcgaacccgggttgttagactgtagtcaagcaccttaacctctgagccatctctccagccccagatttttttttttttaaagttacaagagtcctttttttttaattttttttttttatttatttgagagtgacagacacagagagaaagacagatagagggagagagagaatgggcacgccagggcttccagcctctgcaaacgaactccagacgcgtgcacccccttgtgcatctggctaacgtgggacctggggaaccgagcctcgaaccggggtccttaggcttcacaggcaagcgtttaactgctaagccatctctccagccctgcttttttattaagatgtttcatttatttaattgcaagcggagagatacagagagagaaagtgaaagagcaagagagggagcatacgggcacactagggc
This window contains:
- the Mlc1 gene encoding membrane protein MLC1 isoform X3, translating into MDYLRCAAGSCLPSAIVSFAVARRNVSAIPNFQILFVSTFAVTTTCLIWFGCKLILNPSAININFNLILLLLLELLMAATVIISARSSEESCRRKKGSISESTSVLDEVTFPARVLKSYSVVEVIAGVSAVLGGVIALNVDDAVSGPHLSVTFFWILVACFPSAIASHVAAECPSKCLVEVLIAISSLTAPLLFTASGYLSFSVMRIVEIFKDYPPAIKSYDVLLLLLLLVLLLQGGLNTGTAIQCVSFKVSSRLQGMSWDTHTCPQDRPTGEVVRSPLKEFDKEKAWRAVVVQMAQ